cgaggccaggtgaaaaagggcgcggcgacaggccactaggtgtcgctgtaagcgacaacaaaattaatacgaatcgaaaaaaaggacaaccaaacaacatggagacagttacagctaggctgcagtcagtccaatctactttcaaagtaaggtctgcgctatgttcgaactaaactacccaccagggtccgatttttcaagagcgcaagtgactttgtttcacaggcgcacaacacatatctcgcatgtgacagaactccccattctgaaaggaaaataaataaaaaactgtaaaaacctcttctgctttgtttcaccaacaatttcaggggagagcgcgaacgcagtcccccactaccataaattatgcagtcgagattcccgcatttggggaattcgcaggggtcagcatggccggagtgcaatggacaagcctcgccctgggtgaaccgccttcttgatcatggtgtctcccctgccaggtaagtatgaaggcccaggcggtcagccagaggtctgatttgcatctctaccatcctcaccaacggttagccctccgccccccctccgggaaaggaaggacgggtgccttccgttactggcctggaaactgccaagctcatgggccggtgcttcccaacgccagttttagatgactctctttaaacaaacacacctgattcgatgcgtcacctcgtctgtgaaagacttcaagacctcaggtgggtgcatcgttagtggaagagtccaagaccccaggtggacacatcaggaaaaaagtttgcaataaaccacagcatctgcaatggcagctctcattccttgttctgctattcgacacaataaatggcaatccccaaaaagggaaagcacaccgttcctggagacactgcaataccaggccgatgcatggagtggacggagcaagccccggctccagctccgtgatctaaaaatccatttaatatgtagtccccggatgggggacgtatcagatattaaactgataagaacagatttttctttctttcgaaaaagttttattgtcaccatttacattttttccatttgcattttttctttttcacacaacattttctttttaatcacacattaaaacaagcaatataatatataataaatacacatggtaaaatgaaataaacaatcatttttaaaaagcatttgattaaaaccacagtgttttgcttgtttttaaaagtccattattgaggtgtgtttaaaaggtgcggtcagttccaaagtaaaacacaaattttaaaaaaagcaaacaagcctcgtatatatgttaataaaacctctttcataataaaacaataaaaaaacaccaattaaaaatcatctgttgtgcaagaccgggggtgagtccttatcaagtgggtcatcaccccactctccagaacagggacatgagatgctactttatggactcagcggagatcccctctcctccggcccgctggcccgctgttcccgtagccagagtggtgagggtgcatctacgggcggccagggtcggtgcctgccgggaccctctccgtgcgaccccggccccccccgtccgaatatcgtcgtccggtacccctgcagcattgatgttacctttagctcgcatgcatggagggttaccgtaacgcgcttccccaccagcaggtttctggtggcccagatggcatccttgatgacgttgagggtgagccagagcgaggtaaatttctgtgccgtcaagtccttcaagccccggcccaccccaaggatggcgagctggtacccgaactgggccccacccgctggtaggcacgggaaatacagggggccggtcttggcccacaggtcccgcgcagtgctgcactcccagagcaggtggtggacggtctccggagaattgcagccggaccgcgggcagatggggtttttggccatgcctctggagtgcataaccgccctgaccgggaggatctcatgagccaccatccacgataagtccttgtgcctgttctggagagcggggtgagccgcgttccgccaaacctgtttggcctcacttggtgtgaggcccggaactggactcaccggttcccggtcctgcacaacagagatgagagacttgtgttgagttaaaatggtgacatcttcactctctaaaaggtatttctttaaaaacttttttataaaactgtactctttgggcaagttaaaagacactggggttttcaagtccactggtaaaattttcagtgttcgtaggtaagaccccatccaaaatcgcgccattgcagccgtcttgttttctttggatggggtcgtggcataactaatgtgcagggcggtgaagcggctgcctaaaaacaggtgggggtctgggaggccttttccaccgttctccggccttttcttgatggtctccctcttcaggcgctcccacttggacccccacaggaagtaaaacaccgccctctccagtttccccaggaaccaccgaggggggctaaaaacagaacagacaagtaaaatcagaggtaaaatcacagatttaaaaattaaaaccttgccttccatcgtcatctgtcttagtccccaaaaccccagtcttttcctaactttccctaacaagtcagtccagttttcccgtccacccccgtctttatcaaatttaacgcctaaaatcttaaaatcgttgtctttaaaaaccaaatcaagtcctcctgtgtccacgtctccccacggcccgaagagctgggcctcggacttgtttctattgagtttggcgcccgaggcccgaccgtaccagtcagtcaagtccagtgctcttcgtattgataaaacgtctgtggctaaaagagttacgtcgtccatatataaaacacaggtcgccgtcagtccccccgtcccaggaacgtccagtcctttgatccatttgtcccttctcaagatctgtgccagtggctcgatgcaagccacatacagaagaggagataaaggacatccctgacggacaccactgtgtatgttcacagctttggaaagatgcccatttattagaattttgctgactattcccttgtacagcagtcccacccaggctataaacctctttggaaaccccattttctccagaacctggaagaggtactggtgcgagactcgatcaaatgctttttcaaaatctaaatttaggactactagccgaatatttctgtctctcgcgtaacagatggcgtctctaatcagcactaggttgtctgttatctttcttccgggcacagaacaagcttgatccgggtgaatcacgtcctctaaaacagttgacatgcgtgttgctaaaactttgctaaaaagtttataatcgaaatttaaaagtgttatgggtctccagttttttaagtcagtccggtcaccttttttgtgaagtaaagaaactatccctattctaaaactgtctggaagtctgtcgagggtctcaaactctttaaaaactgtcaaaagctcttgtcctaaaatgtcccgaaatgttagataaaactccaggggaagtccatccactcctggggacttcccctttttaaaacctccaagagctttttgggtttctaaaatgttcaaatcttgggctaaaatctcattttgacagtcgacccttttctcaacaaaatttaaaacttcttttacggtgtctgagtgtacctttttaaaactatataaagccccataaaatttttccacatcctctaaaatctcttttgttgtgttaacctccctatcccctgttttaaccctggttaaccccccaccccttgttattattttcttaaaaaaatatctggtacacttttccccttcttcaatttctctctctttgcttcttaaaaggacccctttactttctatattggctaaaactgacatttccttttttacatcctggatttcattgttaaaatcaaaaccattatttaaaagattaaaatacctttgtagtcttttttgcaaccccaacatgcatttcttttcccttctcttcttttctttccctatctttctaaaaaactgtctcgtccggtcctttaccatctcccaccactgtgcacgtgtatcataaaagtcttggagggtctgccattggctgaactgttccctatattctaaaattacattcttgtcttccaacagggaacagttcagcttccacagccctccccctaccgtcacacccatgggcagtgaaagggtgcaagacagcatcatgtgatcagagaaaaaaaggggggttaatgtagcatcggttggcgggcagtcccttgtaaacacgtagtcgattcgagaggctttggtaccatcaccactgaaccaggtgaagccctcctctctttgatgcaaaattttaaaacagtcgactaaattaaaatctctgactaaaccctgcaataaaaccgacgttttgtccactctaaaatcctcccctacccttttcctgtctgttttagataaaacacaattaaaatcccctgctaccattaggggagccctacctagcatgtggggttgcaagtcttctaaaagctcatatctttcgttcttttccgtaaaaccatatacattaagaacattaaaatccctgtctaaaaaggtcagatttactaaaagtgcccggccttgcctcaccacagtgctgcccttcaccaagatgttaggattattaattaaaaccgcaactccgtcgtttttgttaaaatttgatccgctccatatggaggctcctgcggaccatagctcttccatttttgtgtacctagttaaaaagggcagagaacactcttgtaataaaaacaaatctgacttaaaagattttaaaaaggacaaaatactctgtgctctaatggtggacctcacacttctgacattgatagtagagatggtgagggccatgagcagtagggttaaaaaggtatgaggcatttaaaacagaagacaagaaaaagactacaaaaatatgattaaaatcatgttacatcttgtagcatttgtctttccttttccccagatgagctgaggtctggagggcaaatgcctgtcgcttcagaggccacagagggaacctcttgtggctcctttggcgatgatgctgttagcttaatgtgcaaaaaggaaacctcatttggggactctaggggccacatgcgCTCCAGATCTACCGAATCGGAACTATCGAGCTTATATGCTGCCCTAGATTTTTTCTCCTCCATTACAATCAGAGGAGACCCCGCAGGTCTTTTTTGCACCTGAGCATTAGGGAGTGAACACTCTGTCTCACTCCCGGTGGATTCTTCCACCCCATCCGAAACTGTTACCAGTGATTCTTCCTCACTTTCCTTTCCTTCCATTACCATTTCCTGTTCCGTTGCCTCCGCCCCTGtggccgccccacttcctccttcctgcccaatccctgaggccggctgggaatttgaaattcccgccaaaacctcagggaccgcctcctctctcctttgttccttcgtttgttgcccatgtggggcggccatttttagcttgttggcaaaacttttagggcagtctctgtagagatggtttgtttctccacaaagattgcaccgtCTGCCATTGGTACAGTCATCAAAACTGTGACCAATTTCTCTACACTTCCCACAGATTAACTCTTGGCATGCTTCAGATAAATGACCAAACCTTCCAcactttctgcagagtttgggcattccttgataatgtatgtagcctctgttctctccgagcacaatcatggaaggcagatgcttcaggccctggtagcccccagcgtcttcccattgtttaatgggaattcgccaggagcatgtccaaatgccatcttcatctaacactttgacaggctggcctcgaacagtgcaaaatctacccaaccaaacacaaatatcatctccagtcacggtttcattgaacatcctgacaatcacagttttaagtgtgttatcagaaagtttctcaacagtgaacatggaaaactgggctttaactgattcaaacctttgccaaaagtcactaagtagggaagcggttttaaaactaacatcaaatcctttgttcaagggcagagtcatcaaacaattcaggtcgtcacatttaaaagctaaggtcttttggatcagcttcctggaaaagtccatacgggacattcccaggagcttcccctcaccctgcctgaataaaaaacgcacgctgtggtgcctccgcacgCCGGCACGGGCAGCCGACATGATAGAGGCACCAACagcctaaaaacttaaaacaacaataaatacaacaataaataacaaaataaataattaaaagaccttACCTTAAAACTTGTTGGAGCCCGAAGCAGCAGAGTTCAATATACCTCCCGAAGTTGTGTGACTCAAGATATGAAGGGATCTCGAGTCAGGAAACCTCCAAGAGGCGATCGCAGTCTCAACCGTCCGACAAgatacttgatcttagccaaaaggccgagaagcgatgctgctaagatgcagcagggaggaagccggacacggcgatgcccatctcggctttggtaagttttgggagacctaaaaacgctgggggatggtaccctgatagcacacatacatctaggagacgtctatttgacatatgaatttacatctgcaagatgtagttttaaggctgtttgctcatctgcaatacgtctattggacgtctccttttagcagtgtttggaaggttactttggaaatgtaataggttacagattacaagttaccctgtttaaaatgttatagtagtataactttttcaattactttattaaagtaatgtaactaattacttttgagtacttttagattacttttctaaatttgtgaaaatgaaataataataaataaaaacatatacatcaactcaaatacagttatctaataagcatgtgtcattcctgtataataaactcctgaaacattggtgtttttttaaactgctgtctctttgtatatgatatgataggtaaaatgcatgacgtgacacagagcagttctagaaatgatgtttatgtgctcatgtactcctatattgaggcggcagaggctgacaacactgcaagcttcagtaggcctatttgtattaaatgaaactgcatgtttttgccattaatttacaggaagggcggactgggaaaaacaaaaaattctgttaaaattctggaaattattagggcgtatgtctcagaacagtcagtgcaatttgggaaagaaatcagtgaaatctgtatgtggatgtgtgtaaatattcaaatgtaattgcctttgtaatcgttaaaaatttcataagtaactttaatttaattaataattttttcttcgtaactgtaactaattacagttacattcattttgtaattaaattacgtaatgctgttacatgtaactagttactccccaacactgccttttagatgtcagatagatgtcaattagatgtcttttagatgtttatgatttagaaggtatataaaactgacatctgaaaggcgtatgtcagacgtttgtagatggcagatgctttccagatcaacatttctttaacagacatcttgcagacgtaagtgtgctatctgggtagtaccctcccctgtctacaacgtcaccgggcctcgtcccgatcggcctgacggaaagtacggcatggctcgtaactcccaaacggttggtcgcagagccacgtgccttatgtcaccggaatccttggctcgagccgaacgagacgcaggtctcagattggcccgtcgctctgacgaaattttcgggtattttggattttgtcgaaaaccttcttttgcaacctggcgccaggtatttggcccagtcccacccaaatcagcacagaaagcttctctggagtctgagtgtcaataatcatccaaaaatagaggaaatttccattcaccttggcgaggggacctcaaaacgtgctaaggtggcgtgtccgaggtggctcgaatggctataactccaggaaggagtgagatcccttcacccaaatcggcacacctatgcaggggctcagtccgaggccaggtgaaaagggacgcggcgacaggccactaggtggcgccgtaagctgaaaaatagggaaaatgtaatgtaaatggacaatcaaacaaagatgaaaacacctgcaacactgcggga
This Carassius gibelio isolate Cgi1373 ecotype wild population from Czech Republic chromosome A23, carGib1.2-hapl.c, whole genome shotgun sequence DNA region includes the following protein-coding sequences:
- the LOC127944871 gene encoding uncharacterized protein LOC127944871 yields the protein MEELWSAGASIWSGSNFNKNDGVAVLINNPNILVKGSTVVSPPRWFLGKLERAVFYFLWGSKWERLKRETIKKRPENGGKGLPDPHLFLGSRFTALHISYATTPSKENKTAAMARFWMGSYLRTLKILPVDLKTPVSFNLPKEYSFIKKFLKKYLLESEDVTILTQHKSLISVVQDREPVSPVPGLTPSEAKQVWRNAAHPALQNRHKDLSWMVAHEILPVRAVMHSRGMAKNPICPRSGCNSPETVHHLLWECSTARDLWAKTGPLYFPCLPAGGAQFGYQLAILGVGRGLKDLTAQKFTSLWLTLNVIKDAIWATRNLLVGKRVTVTLHACELKVTSMLQGYRTTIFGRGGPGSHGEGPGRHRPWPPVDAPSPLWLREQRASGPEERGSPLSP